The segment CTATGAAAAAATTTGAGAATAAAGTAACAATTCTTGCAATGCATCATCATTTGATAGGAATCCCTGATACTGGTTCTGATAGATTAACCATTATTGATGCTGGTGATGTTCTGCGTGCTACACTTGATGCAAAGGTAAATCTGGTTTTATGTGGGCACAAACATAGACCTTGGATGTGGGATTTCAGTAATTTACTAATTGCTAATGCTGGAACAACATCATCTAAACGTGTGAGAGGTTTCTTTGAAAATAGTTATAACATAATCACTGTTGAAAATAAAAAAATCCAGGTTGATCTTAAAGTTGTAGGTGGAAAAAGAACTCCCTTACAAGATATCACAAATAATTATGCTCGATTTGAAGATGAATAATTTTTTCCACATATTTTCGTTCTAATTATATCTCAAGTTATACTAATTAACCAACATAATTCAATCAGTTTGAGCGGGGATCGCCTAGCCCGGTATGGCGTGGGATTGCTAATCCCATGTTCGCAAGAACTCGGGGGTTCAAGTCCCTCTCCCCGCGCCAGCTTTAATATTGACTTAATCATGATATAATTTAGAATCAAGATGGGACGTCGTAAAAGTCAAAAAATAGTAAAAACAGGCCCAAAAAATGTTACAACTGGAATGTGCCCTTTATGCAAAACAATTGGTCGCATTTTCATTATAGGCAATGTTGGTGAAGAAAGAGCTAAATGTCCTGCATGTAATCAAGAATTTGATTTATAGCTAGACTGGACATAACCATACCTTTTTAAAGAATTTTTTCAATATCAGATTATGAGTTCTGAAGGAGAGGGAACAGTTTACGATAGAATCGAAAAACTAGAAGATGAAATTGCAACTTTACGAAACGAAATTGATGTAATAAAAAATGCTTTTAGAAATGAACTTGCAAGACATGAAGTTAAGATGATCAAAAAAGGTCATGATGTTTCATCAATTATTGATTAATCTTTTCTCTAATTTCTCTAATTAATTCTAAAACAAAGTCAACATCTTCGGCATTTGGTTCCATTTCCAAATATTTGTTAAGAAATTCAAGTGCATTATCATAATTCTTTAATTTTTCTTCTAAAATTCCCATGTCTCGAATTTCATCTGCTGATTCAGGGAGTATTTCTAAAATCATTCTATTACACATACTTGCCATTTCATATGCAAACGAATCTGTGTATGAATTTTTTAAATTTCTCAACATTCGAATTAGTATTTTTTCATCTGAAATCTGATTTAGATACTCTGCTTGAAATTCTACAGAATCTCCATAATTTTGATACAAAATTTCTTGTAAATCTTCTAATTCTAATAAACGACCTCTGTTAAACGGATCTAAAATCATCTCCTCCTCATATTTTACAATTACATGACTTGGGAATCCTACTATCTTTAAATCCAAATCTGCATATTTTGCAATTTCTGTATACAAAATACACAGTGTGATTGGTATGCCCGAACTTCTTTCTAAGACATAATTTAGAAAATTATTCTTAGGATTATAGTAATCATCTAAATCTCCTTGAAATTCTTCAACATCAAAAAGAAATTCATTTAAAAGTGAAATTAGATATGTGGGGTTTTTTGATTCTGTAATTCTATTTCTAAAATTTATTCCTATTTCTTTAATTCTTTCTAATTCTTTTGAAATTGATAATTCTGGATATTCAAGAATTTGTGCCAATTTTAGACATTTTTCAATTAAACTGAAATTTTCATTACTGACAAAAGTGTTCCATTCTGAAACAAGTGAGATTTCTCTCTCATTCATTACATGTGTTTTGAACCGGTAGATAAATCCCTTTTCAGATATAGTTCTGGTTCTTTTAATTCTCTTGTACTTGGTGGTTTCTCAATCAAAAATCTAAATGCATCTTTTCCAAATTTATTAAATACCTTTTCTGTAAGTTCTTTTCCCATATTCTTTCTAACTTTGTATGATGAGAAATCAGTTCCCATGAAAGTTGTTAGATAATTTTGAAAATCATCGTCATCTTGTAATATGTTCTGTACTGCAAATTCTGCTATTCCTTCCATAGTAGAAAATGCGGCATGATGTGATTGAATTGGCAATAGCCATCTCTGATAAATTTCTGATAATTCCGGAACAATTTCTGAAATTTTTGGGTCAATTTCTACATGTGAATAAGTCATAACGTCTGGTCCTAATTCATTCACTACAAAATTATCTGGATTCAACATGAAAAATAAATTTGCATGTTTGGCAATTGGGAAATTATCTGGAACAGTTTGTAATTGTAAATATTCATAAAGATTTTTTGTAGAATCTTCATCTAAATTTAGAATTATTTTAGCCAATTCTTCATTAATAGAATTCACATTAATTGCAGCATTTTTGTTATCCTCTTGCAGATTATCTTGGGTTGAATGAACTATTTCTTCCACCATTGTCATTTTAAGAGCGCCTTTGTAACCTGATTCGACCTGTTCTTTTCGTAAATCATAAGGCTGACCTTGTTTATAGAGAATAATTTTTGGATAACTTGATAAAATGAATTTATTCA is part of the Candidatus Nitrosopelagicus brevis genome and harbors:
- a CDS encoding SirB1 family protein — encoded protein: MNEREISLVSEWNTFVSNENFSLIEKCLKLAQILEYPELSISKELERIKEIGINFRNRITESKNPTYLISLLNEFLFDVEEFQGDLDDYYNPKNNFLNYVLERSSGIPITLCILYTEIAKYADLDLKIVGFPSHVIVKYEEEMILDPFNRGRLLELEDLQEILYQNYGDSVEFQAEYLNQISDEKILIRMLRNLKNSYTDSFAYEMASMCNRMILEILPESADEIRDMGILEEKLKNYDNALEFLNKYLEMEPNAEDVDFVLELIREIREKINQ